CACTGGGTCAGCGGTGTCCCCCCGGCAGCCGCTGGACTTGCTCGAGCACTGGATGACCACCTGCAGGCAAACCCGCGCCTGTCCCCCGCCACGGCCGAGCCCCGGGTTGCGGTTCGCCTTCTACGGCCGCACCTCAACCCTGCGCCGCAAGCCGGGTCGTGCGCGTCGCGATTCGCGCGCTGGGTCGCAAACCCCTCGTGATCCCCGGACTGCCAACAGGGTCAACGATTTCTTCGGCAAACACGTGTCCTCAGGTCGAATCCAAACTACGGTGTACGGCACGCCCGTCCGGCGGGCGCTGGTGGCGAAGAACCCGTCAGCCGGGACGTCAGGCAGCTGAGCGGCAGGCGACCGCGTCACCCGTCGGCGGCCGAGCGGCAGCCCCCACGGCGCCCGGACGCCGGCCGCGGGGGGTCACACCCGGTCCCTCCGCTCGCGGTCGGCCTCGTCGAGCAGTTCCGGGGTGACGTTCTCGTCGTAGCGGTGCAGCGCGAGCGCCCGCGCGTAGCGTTGCGCGATCCGGGTGATCACCGGCTCACTCGGCGCCTCCGTCACACCGAAGACGGTGCCCGGGTAGTTGAGCGGTTCCATCACCGAGGCGATGCGATCCCACTGCTGCGGTGGGACCAGCTGCACCGGATCACCACCGGCGAACCAGCCGATCGGTACCGCCGTTCCCGGCGGTATCACGGTGTTCACATGCACCACGGCCCCGAACTCGACATCGGCGCCAGACCCGATGCGGGCGCCGTTGTAGATCATCGCTCCGGTCGCGACTCGCGCATCGCCGTCGATGATGCACCCACTGAGGTGGGCGTTGGGCCCGACCAGGACGTGATCACCGAGCCGAACCGGATGACGCCGGGAACCGCGCAGCACGGCGTGTTCCATGATCACGCAGTGGGCGCCGATCTCGACCGGCCCGCCCTCCGCGGTGAGTACGGCGCCGAAGAGGACCCGGCTGTGCGGCCCGACGGTGACATCCCCGCACAGCACGGCTGTCGGGGCGATATACGCGGACCTGTCGACCCGCGGGTGCCGATGCTGGTGTTCGATGAAGACCGCGCCGCGCCCCACCGGATGCAGGTAGTCCTCGGGAAAGGTCATCGCGGCCTCCGATCAGTAGGCAAGATCGGTATCGGCGGCAGCGGCGCTGCCGCGCCGGACCCGCACCACAGGCCGACGCTACGCCCGACGTTCAGCCGAGGCCAGGCCGTACGGCGGCGCTCGAGGTGGATCGAGGACGCACCTCACTCACGGACAGCCGAGCTCACCTCCAGAACGCGGTTGCCCAGCGGCCGTGAGTAGTCAGCTTCGTCAGCTCTCACACGTCGTAGTACAACGCGAACTCGTACGGGTGCGGGCGCAGCCGCAGTGGGTCGATCTCGTGCTCTCGCTTGAAGTCGACCCAGGTCTCGATCACGTCCGGGGTGAACACGTCACCTTTGAGGAGGAACTCGTGGTCGGTTTCCAACCGGTCGATCACGGCCTCGAGTGATCCTGGAACTTGGGCGACATCGCGCGCTTCCTCGGGTGGGAGTTCGTAGAGGTCCTTGTCGATCGGTGCCGCGGGCTCGATCTTGTTGCGGATCCCGTCGAGCCCGGCCATCACCATCGCGGCGAACGCGAGGTAGGGGTTGCCGGAGGAGTCGGGGCAGCGGAACTCGATGCGCTTGGCCTTAGTACGAGCCCGGCCGCGTCCGACACGGACGATCCGCAGGTGCCGCATCAGGTGTGGGAACATCGGTGCGTCCCCGGCCTGTCCGGGCCCGACCAACGCCACCAGCGGTCGGCCGTTCCCGTCGACCAGATGGTGGATTTTCGTGCTCCAGCCCGCCACGGGAGCGGCCGATCGCGTGGTCAGGCGGCTCGCGGTGCAGATCCGTGTAGTTCGACCCAGCCCCCTGTGGAGCCGGTGAAGTTGGTGGCGTGCTGATGTGCCCGCGCGATGGTGGAGCCGACCGACACCGCCCACTCCACCAGCCCCGCCGCATCTGCCGCGGCCAACAGCCGCTGCAGCACCGTGTCCCAGGTGTCGTTCCCGGCCGTCCGGCGGTGCCAGGTCCAGATCCTCCGCCACGAACCGAACACCGCCGGCACATCGCGCCACGCGATGCCGCACCGATAGCGGTAGATGATTCCCTCGACCATCGACCTGGCATCCGAGAACGGCCGACCTTGTCTACCAGCACGGACTGGCAACAAATCCTCGACTAACGCCCACTGATCGTCTGACAACAACTGAACCGCGACACGACCGGCAGCATCCCAGCAACACAGCGCAGCCTTTGCCAGACACGCCCTAGTACTGCAACGGCAGTTAGGCGAGTGGGTAGCCGCGTCGTTTGTAGTGGCTGAGCCGGGCTTGGTGTTGTCGTCGGCGGCGGAAGCGGGACCAGGCCCAGACGTGGTTGGCGGCGTCGGCGACACGCAAGACCAGCTTGGTAAGCAGGCGCCGGATCTCCGGTAGCGTGAATCCGATCATGCCCGGCTCGTCGGCTCCGGTTCCCCTTTTGTGACAAGGGATCGGGAGACGGCGAGCCAGGCGTGGGCGAGCATGGACAGGGTGATGTGGGCATACCACGCTCGCCAAGACCGGACCTGATACTGATCGAGTCCGGCTTCGTTTTTGGCCTGCTGGAAGCATTCCTCGATCCGCCAGCGAGTCCCGGCGATCCAGGCCAGGTCCAGCAGCGTCGAGCGGCGGGGTCCGTAGCAGACGTAGTAGGCGATCTCCGTCGGATCGGTGACCTTGCGGCGGGCGAGCAGCCAGTGCCCGCGCCCGGGCTGCCAGCCGATCCGGATCGGTACCCGCGCCCAGTCGTACTCCCGTGGCCCGTGCGCCCCGGCCCCGACCGACAACCGCCGCCACGCCCTGGCTGGCAGGTCCGCGATCAGCTCGTCGGCGCGGGTCTCGGTGCCGCCGGTGGTGACCAGGGTGTCGTTGACCTTGGTGGCCAGCACGTGTGCGGCGTCGTGGGCTTCCAGCCACAGCCGCAGGTACTTGACCTGCCCGTAGGCCTCATCGGCGGTGACCCAGGCGAACGGCACCTGCGCGGCGAAGGCCCGGGCCAACATCGCCATGGCCTGGCGCGGCTTGGTCTCGAACTCGGCCCCTTCCGGGATCCCCGCCCGCCGGCACCGATCCCGGTCCGCGATCCAGGGCTCGGGCAGATACAGCTCCCGATCGATCAGCGCATGCCCGCGAGCACCGGCATAGGCCAGGAACGTGCCGATCTGGCAGTTCTCGATCCGGCCCGCCGTTCCCGAATACTGCCGCTGCACACCGGCCGAGCGGACGCCTTTCTTCAGGAACCCGGTGTCGTCCACGATCAGCACGCCACCGGGCTCGCCGAGGTGCTCGATGACGTAGTCGCGAACGTCATCGCGGACGCCGTCGATGTCCCAGTCCGCCCAGCGCAGCAGCCGCTGCATCCCATCCGGCGACATCTCACCGGCCTGCTCGGCCAGCGTCCACCCATTCTTCCGCTCCAAACCAGCGACCAACCCGGACACATACTCCCGCGCCCGAGCCCGCGGCTCCGACCGCGCGAACCGGCCAGAGATCCGCTCATGCACCCGACCCAGCTGATCCATCACCACATCGACCACCACCACGATGATCTACCACAACGCCAGCAACTGCCGTTGCAGTACTAGGAGGTGGTGATCGCCCCTCGCGGATGATCACCACCTCTTCGCGCCGTCGACGTAGGTCGCGAACGACTGTCGATCGCCGTTGGCTTTACCGCCCACCGCGCGGGCATCAGCGGCGTTCGCGTGGCTTCTCCCCAGCGGAGCCATGGTGTGAGGGCGTCCCGCGAGCCGCGCTCACATGTTCTTCGCACCCTCCACAATGGCCTCACGGATGCGGGCGTAAGTGCCGCAGCGGCAGATGTTGCGGATGTCGTCGAGGTCGTCGTCGGTGAGGTCGCGGCCGGCGGCGCGGGCCTGGCGGACCTTGGCCACCGCGGCCATGATCTGCCCCGGCTGGCAGTAGCCGCACTGGGCGACGTCCTGCTGCAGCCACGCTTCCTGCATCGGGTGCAGGTCCTTGCCCACGGTGGCGGGCAGGCCTTCGATTGTCGTGACCTCGTCGGTGGGCGCGATTTTCGAAACGGGCACCGAGCATGGGTTGAATGCCTTGCCGTTGATGTGGCTCGTGCACGCCTTGCAGACGTCGAGCCCACAGCCGTACTTCGGGCCCTTCACGCCGAGGCGGTCGCGCAGCACCCACAGGAGCCGTTCAGTGTCCTCGGCTTCCACCGTGACCTGCTCACCGTTGAGCTTGAAGGTGTGTTGTGGCACGGAGAACTCCTAGTAGGCGTAGTCGAGACCGTCGACGGGGGAAGGCGGCGTGGAGGGTTCCAAAGGCAGCGGGTCGAACGACAGCGTGCCGTGGTTGATGGGGAACGAAGTCGGCATCTTCCCGGTGGCCCGCGCATACGCGCAAGCGACAGCGGCGAACGACGGCGCGACCGCCAGCTCCCCGGCACCACTCGGAGTGTCCGACGTGTTCGGCATGATCACGACCCGCGTCTCGAGCGGGGTGTTCCACTCGCGTGTGTAGAAGTAGTTGTCCCAGCTGCCTTCCAGCGGGATCCCGTCCTTGATGTGGAGGCTGGAGGTCAGGCACATCGCGATGCCGTCGTTGAGGCCGCCGATCATCTGCGCCTCCAGGCCCCGCGGGTTGATCGCGAACCCGGGATCGACCACGACGAGCGCCTTGGTCACCCGCGGGCCGGTCACCGCCTCGCGGACCTTCCGGTTCACCGTCTCCGGACGGCAGTCGATCTCCACCAGCACCGCCACCGCACCCCGGTACTCCGAGTGCAACGCGATGCCCTGGGCGACGCCCGACGGCATCGACCGGCCCCACTCACCGACCTGGACGGCCTTGTCGAGCACCGCGCGCAGCCGGGCGTCCTTGAGGAAGTCGCGCCGGAACTGCACCGGGTCCTTGCCCATCTTCTTCGCCAGCTGGTCGACCACGAGCTCTTCGGCTGTGACCACGTTCGGCGAGTAGATGTTGCGCATGCTGCCGGTGTTGAACTTCAGCGGAATCTCGTTGAGCAATTGCGTGGTCACGCCGAAGTTGTAGGGAGAAGACTGCGTGAGCTCGAAGATCGACTCCGCGAAGCTCAGGTTGCCCGCGATGGGCAGCTTCGCCGCAGTGGAGGTGAGCATTTCTCCGAGACCGTGGCTGAACTCCGTCTGAACGCTGGTGTGCCGTTGTTCGAAGCTCACCACGTTGCCGAGGGCGTAGGTGGCGCGCACCCGCGAAACGCACATCGGGTGCACCCGGCCCTGCCGGAAGTCGTCGGTGCGCGACCACATGAGTTTGACCGCTTTGCCCATTTTCTTCGACGCCTCGGCGGCTTCGAGCGCCGCGTCGTGGAACAGATGCCGGCCGAACGAGCCGCCGCCCTGGGTCACATGCACCGTGACGGCACTCTGAGGCAGGCCCACCGCCTGCGCGATCTGCTGCTGCGCGACGATCGGCACCTTCAGGCACGACCAGATCTCGGCACGGTCCGAACGGACATCGGCAATCGCCGAACCGGTCTCGAGCGGGCTGTTGCTGGCGAAAGCAAAGGTGAACTCCGCGTCGAGCGACTGCGTCAGCACTCCGGGCACGGCGAGCGGCAGTTGCGCGGCCTTGAGCTTCTTCAGCACGGTCGCGTCGGATTCACCGTCGACGGTGCCAGGACCCCAGTCCACCTTCAGCGCGCGGATGGCGTCGATGCACTGCCCGAACGTCTCGGCCCGCACTGCCACGCCGTGGGAGATCGCCGCGATGTCGGTGACGCCCGGCATCGCCTTGACGTCGGTCTCGTTCTGGATCGAGCGAACCGTGCCGTTGATCGTGGGCGGCCGGGCGACCATCGTCGGCAGCGCACCGGGGACGTCGTGGTCGAGGGTGTATTTCTTGCGCCCGGTCACGGCCTCGTAGGCGTCGATGCGGTTCTGCGCGGTGCCGAGCACCTTGAAGTCCGCGCGCGACTTGAGCTGCGCCGTGGCGCTGGTGGTCTTCACGGCCGCAGCGGCCTTCGCAAGCGAGCCGTACGGCGCCTGCTTGCCGCTGGTGTGGTGGACCATCCCGTCGGCGGTGCGCAGCTCCGCCTCGGGCACCCCCCACTGAGCGGCGGCCGCCGAGACCAGCCGAGCCCGGGCGATCGCCGAGACGGTCCGGATCGGGGTGAATATGCTCCGCATCGAGTTGGAGCCGCCCGTGAGCTGGTTCATCAGCAGCTCCGGACGGGCGTCGGCGAGCGTGACGTCGACGTTCGACAGCGGAATGTCCAGCTCTTCGGCCACCATCATCGCCACCGCGGTGGTCATGCCCTGGCCCACCTCGGTCCGCGGCACCGCGAACGACGCGCGCCCGTCTGTCCCGATCTGGACGCTGATCAGGCCGGACGTGGGCGCGGCAGCGAGGTTCTGCAGGTCACCGAGGTCGAAGAGGTCCTCAGGCTGCGGGAGGGAAGGAAGCGCGGCGTCGGCTTCCTCCGGCGCCAGTCCGGCCTGGGCGATCTGCGCGGCGACGGCGAGCGTCGGCGCAGCCAGCACAAAGCCGAGGAAACGGCGCCGGTCGATGTGCCGCGGCGCATCCGGAGCGGGCCGGGCGTCGTGGTCTTGCTGTGCCATGGGCGGCGGGTTCCTCTCGAACGACAGTGTCAGAGAAGTGATCAGAGAACGCGGGGAGTGTTCGGATTGGGCCGCAGTGTTACACAACTTCGCTCGCCACAGCCATGACCTGCGTGCCTACTTTTGCCGTAGTGTCGTTGGGCACTGTGCACAACGGTGCTGGAGTCACGACCGTCGACGCGGCGGCAGAAACGGGAGGCCGCGCACGACGAGGGCCAGCTCGATCGGGATTTCACCACCCGGCAGGCAGCGCCCGGTCAGCGCTTCGATCCGGCGCACGCGATTGAGCACCGTGTTGCGGTGGCAGTGCAGCTCCTGCGCCGCCCGTGTGGCCGATCCGCCGGTCTCGACCCAGGAGGCGAGCGTCTGCAGAAGGATCCGCCGCTCGTCATCGGGCAGGTCCAGCAGTCCGCGCAGCCACTGCTGCATCAGAGAGGCGGTGAGCTCCGGCGAAGTGAGCAGCAGCGCTTCCGGCAGCCGGTCGGCGAGGCAGACGGCTGCCGGCTCGCCATGCGGGACGGTCCGCAACGCGAGCACCGCTTGCCGGTAGGCGGTGTGCACTGCAGCCAGTCCATCGACCACCAGCGAGACACCCACCGACCCGCGGACGGCGGCGAGGGCCTTCATCAGCGCCGCGGTGTCACACCCGCGCAGAGACACCAAGCCCACGAGCGCGTCCGCGCGAACCTGCCACGCCGAACGGAGGCCCGATTCGTCGAGCTTGCGCCCAAGTGCCTCGGTGAGGTTGCTGGTGGCCAACCGGCCCTCGGTCGCGACGGCCACGTACGGCCCCTCCACGGGCAGTCGGATGATCCGGCTCGCTTCATAGGCGAACGCCGCGTCGGAAGCCCGGCCTTGCAGCAAGCCCTCCCACAGAGCCGCGCTGCGCTGTTCGTCGGCGCGGACCAGCGCCTGCTCGGCTACGTGATACGCAGCCGCGACCTGGGACGAGAGCGCATCCACCAGTTCCCAGACGCGGGTCGCGAGGTCGAGAAGATCGTCGGCGTCCATTTCGTGCTCCGCACGGGCCTGCGCGATCAGCGCCTGCCAGACGATCCGCCCACCGATGCGGAACGATCGCAGCAAGTCGTCCAGCGGCAGCCGCTGCTGCGCCCGCCGCTGCCCGGTGGCCCGTGCGGCGTCGTAGAACTGCGCGACGCGCTCCGCCTCGTCGCCGTCCTGACCGACCAGCTGCAGCACGCGCGCGAGGTTGTCGTGGCACGACTTCCACAGATCGTCTTCGGGTACGACGTTGAGCTGCCGGTAGCCCGGGTTCTGCTCATCGATGACGCGGACAAGCTCGTCGGTCAGTTCGTCGACCCTGCCCAGCACGCTGCTGGCCAGCACTTGCGCCGCCGCAGGCATGTCGGCCGCTCCCCTCCACCCCAAGATCCACCACTGCCACTGCTCGTGTCACCGCGCCACGGCCCGACCCGGACACTCGCCCACAATCCGGCGTCCGGGTTGCCGGGTCCCCGTCGACTCGTTCCCAGGGAGTATCGGCCAGCGGTTCCACCGCCGCAGATCCGGTATGCCGTCAGGAGTCTCCGGCCGTGCTGCGACAAACCGGCACACCACGTCGATGCGGACGACGGCGCCAAGGACACAGCCGGTTTCCGGGCGCCGACGATCAGGAGCACCAGGCCGATGCCGGCGGCAGGTCGCCCACACCCACGGTGGCCAATCCGCTCGGCGAGGCGGTCCTGGGCCGAGTCAATGGCCTCCCGGCCGCAGGTGCTGCCCGCCGGGGACCGCGTCGTCGGCAGGGAGAAGATCCGGCCGTTCTTCGTCAACCTGGAACACCCGGCGAACGAAGTCTCGGTGCACGCGCCGCCCCGCGCGCCGATCATCGACATCGAGACCTTCCAGCAGGCTCAAGACATCGCCGCCACCAAAGGCGCCGGCCGCACAACCCGGGAACGCGCCCGCACCCGACATCCCTACCTCCTGAACGGCCTGCTGCACTGCGGGGTGTGCGGCCGACGGATGCAGGGCCAACGCAACCACGAGCGGCCGTTCCACCGCTGCCACTACCCCGCCCCATACGGCCTGGCGAACAAACCGCCCACCCCCGCAACGTCTCCCTCGCCGAACGCGACCTCCTCAGCCCCCTCGCCGCCTGGCTCGCAACCAGCTTCGCCCCGCATCGCGTCAAGGACACCATCGACACCCTCTACGCCGCGCAACCAGACCCCGACCTCAACTCCGCCGCCCCAGCCGCCGCCACCATCGTCGCCGAATGCGATCGCGCGCTCCAACGCCACCGCGCAGCCCTCGAAGCCGGAGCCGACCCACAACTCGTCACCAGCTGGATCACCGAGACCCAAGCCCGCCGAGCCGAGGCGCAATCACCCATCACAGCAAGACCACAGCAGCAGCGGCTCGCCAAAGACCAAATTCACGGCGTCGAGCATCCAGCTTCCCCTACTCTGGGTTCCGTGATGTAACGGAACGTGCTCGATGGATCTTACAGCGACTCACCGACAAAGCAGAAAGGACGTGATCGACGCTGCGGTGGACGCGTTCGCCAACCTCGTCACCTCCGTCGTGGGGTTGTTCTCGCAAGCCGAAGACACTTTGGGCGGGTTCAAGCAGAAAGCGATCGCTCTGGTGCAAGGCAACACCAATTTTCCGGATATCCCCGAGCTGCCCGGAAACTCCGGAATGGATGACGAGAAGCAGTGGCGCGTCGAGCCGTCGGCGGCACCGGCATGAGGGCATGGACGCTGGCCGGCCTCGTGGTCCTCGCTGTGGGCCTGCTCAGCGGGTGCGGGCCGGCGAAGCCGGTCCGCGTGCTCTCTCAGCCACCGACGCCGGCGCAGACCGGTGCGCCACTGCCGCTATCCCAGGTCGACCGGCCCGTCGACCTCG
The sequence above is a segment of the Amycolatopsis sp. 2-15 genome. Coding sequences within it:
- a CDS encoding PucR family transcriptional regulator; the encoded protein is MPAAAQVLASSVLGRVDELTDELVRVIDEQNPGYRQLNVVPEDDLWKSCHDNLARVLQLVGQDGDEAERVAQFYDAARATGQRRAQQRLPLDDLLRSFRIGGRIVWQALIAQARAEHEMDADDLLDLATRVWELVDALSSQVAAAYHVAEQALVRADEQRSAALWEGLLQGRASDAAFAYEASRIIRLPVEGPYVAVATEGRLATSNLTEALGRKLDESGLRSAWQVRADALVGLVSLRGCDTAALMKALAAVRGSVGVSLVVDGLAAVHTAYRQAVLALRTVPHGEPAAVCLADRLPEALLLTSPELTASLMQQWLRGLLDLPDDERRILLQTLASWVETGGSATRAAQELHCHRNTVLNRVRRIEALTGRCLPGGEIPIELALVVRGLPFLPPRRRS
- a CDS encoding molybdopterin cofactor-binding domain-containing protein gives rise to the protein MAQQDHDARPAPDAPRHIDRRRFLGFVLAAPTLAVAAQIAQAGLAPEEADAALPSLPQPEDLFDLGDLQNLAAAPTSGLISVQIGTDGRASFAVPRTEVGQGMTTAVAMMVAEELDIPLSNVDVTLADARPELLMNQLTGGSNSMRSIFTPIRTVSAIARARLVSAAAAQWGVPEAELRTADGMVHHTSGKQAPYGSLAKAAAAVKTTSATAQLKSRADFKVLGTAQNRIDAYEAVTGRKKYTLDHDVPGALPTMVARPPTINGTVRSIQNETDVKAMPGVTDIAAISHGVAVRAETFGQCIDAIRALKVDWGPGTVDGESDATVLKKLKAAQLPLAVPGVLTQSLDAEFTFAFASNSPLETGSAIADVRSDRAEIWSCLKVPIVAQQQIAQAVGLPQSAVTVHVTQGGGSFGRHLFHDAALEAAEASKKMGKAVKLMWSRTDDFRQGRVHPMCVSRVRATYALGNVVSFEQRHTSVQTEFSHGLGEMLTSTAAKLPIAGNLSFAESIFELTQSSPYNFGVTTQLLNEIPLKFNTGSMRNIYSPNVVTAEELVVDQLAKKMGKDPVQFRRDFLKDARLRAVLDKAVQVGEWGRSMPSGVAQGIALHSEYRGAVAVLVEIDCRPETVNRKVREAVTGPRVTKALVVVDPGFAINPRGLEAQMIGGLNDGIAMCLTSSLHIKDGIPLEGSWDNYFYTREWNTPLETRVVIMPNTSDTPSGAGELAVAPSFAAVACAYARATGKMPTSFPINHGTLSFDPLPLEPSTPPSPVDGLDYAY
- a CDS encoding (2Fe-2S)-binding protein, which produces MPQHTFKLNGEQVTVEAEDTERLLWVLRDRLGVKGPKYGCGLDVCKACTSHINGKAFNPCSVPVSKIAPTDEVTTIEGLPATVGKDLHPMQEAWLQQDVAQCGYCQPGQIMAAVAKVRQARAAGRDLTDDDLDDIRNICRCGTYARIREAIVEGAKNM
- a CDS encoding IS701 family transposase; the protein is MVVDVVMDQLGRVHERISGRFARSEPRARAREYVSGLVAGLERKNGWTLAEQAGEMSPDGMQRLLRWADWDIDGVRDDVRDYVIEHLGEPGGVLIVDDTGFLKKGVRSAGVQRQYSGTAGRIENCQIGTFLAYAGARGHALIDRELYLPEPWIADRDRCRRAGIPEGAEFETKPRQAMAMLARAFAAQVPFAWVTADEAYGQVKYLRLWLEAHDAAHVLATKVNDTLVTTGGTETRADELIADLPARAWRRLSVGAGAHGPREYDWARVPIRIGWQPGRGHWLLARRKVTDPTEIAYYVCYGPRRSTLLDLAWIAGTRWRIEECFQQAKNEAGLDQYQVRSWRAWYAHITLSMLAHAWLAVSRSLVTKGEPEPTSRA
- a CDS encoding transposase → MSPTPPTTSGPGPASAADDNTKPGSATTNDAATHSPNCRCSTRACLAKAALCCWDAAGRVAVQLLSDDQWALVEDLLPVRAGRQGRPFSDARSMVEGIIYRYRCGIAWRDVPAVFGSWRRIWTWHRRTAGNDTWDTVLQRLLAAADAAGLVEWAVSVGSTIARAHQHATNFTGSTGGWVELHGSAPRAA
- a CDS encoding gamma carbonic anhydrase family protein; protein product: MTFPEDYLHPVGRGAVFIEHQHRHPRVDRSAYIAPTAVLCGDVTVGPHSRVLFGAVLTAEGGPVEIGAHCVIMEHAVLRGSRRHPVRLGDHVLVGPNAHLSGCIIDGDARVATGAMIYNGARIGSGADVEFGAVVHVNTVIPPGTAVPIGWFAGGDPVQLVPPQQWDRIASVMEPLNYPGTVFGVTEAPSEPVITRIAQRYARALALHRYDENVTPELLDEADRERRDRV